From the Fuerstiella sp. genome, the window ACGTGAACTCACCGTCGGTCGATGTTGAATCGGACCGACGGAAACGACGCCAAAGTCGGTGTCAGTGGCTTGCTCAAGGTGGCCGAAATGTCTGGGGACGATCATGCGGACTTCACCGCCAGTTGCTGCAAGTCCGCGGCATATGTCACGAACCCGCCGTACTCCCGCCGAAATCTGCGGCGGTGGGTATGCCCCCTGATACACGACTGCATAGGACAATTTATCTGACACAAGAACGTCTCCTCTGACCAGTATCTTTGTTGCGAATACCGTAATGTTCCGCTGTCTGGATGTGCACCGCCCGAACTGTACGGCGATCGATGTGAGCGACTCGGTGGGGCGTATTGCAGGGGCCGTCAATATTGCCGTATCAACGAAGGACCCGGTGCACCGGAGCCGGATAACGCTTCGCAAATACTGCAGAGAGTGCAGCGTAGACTCCGATTCGATACAGAGACCAACGGACGCTCTCGTTGAATCCCATTGCAAAGCGCCCGCGGTGACTGATCGTGATCTGCTCGTCAAATTCCTGTTCGGCAGATGCCACGATCAGACCGTCGCCGGAGAAACTCTCGCTGGGAGTGTGCTTCGCGATCAGATGGTACCGCAGTTCCTTCAGGCGACTCAGACAACGTTGATGGAGTTCATGGCCGTGGGTGGATATGAAAATGAAGCGAACATTCTTCTTCGACAGCGCATTCTTTGCTCCGTCAAGCATCAAGCGTTCAAATCCCTGTATGTCCGAGTGCAGGATCGCCACCTTTTCGATGCCATGCTTCTTAATAATACTGTCCACGCTCATGGTTGGCGGTGTCGACGACTGATCCGCTACATCACTGACAAAGGCGTGCTCAAAAATGCCTTCAGCATTGTTCATGTCAAAATTTTGTTTGCCGAGCTCGAGATTCTCCCGTTCGGGTTCGACCATATAGTTCTTCGCATCGTAGATCGCCTGCT encodes:
- a CDS encoding glycosyltransferase, yielding MSDKLSYAVVYQGAYPPPQISAGVRRVRDICRGLAATGGEVRMIVPRHFGHLEQATDTDFGVVSVGPIQHRPTVSSRLRFWRQLTKTVVQQSPDLCLFYDTTLDSYYSMQSIKRAGIAVGYELCDLFSTSEPKMGRRIARVLAERFLPRV
- a CDS encoding FkbM family methyltransferase; the protein is MSEERRVAMTVSCTDTDYIPKVGDAGSVFETSNGRRVQVMHNGIKVYADGYYGPFITQIVEKLGGHHEPQEEKVFFEVLKKVGPDSTMIELGSYWSYYSLWFQQAIYDAKNYMVEPERENLELGKQNFDMNNAEGIFEHAFVSDVADQSSTPPTMSVDSIIKKHGIEKVAILHSDIQGFERLMLDGAKNALSKKNVRFIFISTHGHELHQRCLSRLKELRYHLIAKHTPSESFSGDGLIVASAEQEFDEQITISHRGRFAMGFNESVRWSLYRIGVYAALSAVFAKRYPAPVHRVLR